From the genome of Oryza glaberrima chromosome 1, OglaRS2, whole genome shotgun sequence:
cacgtgctaatggaccactccgtTTTCCATGCGGAGTAGATAGGTTCCCATCCTCTAGTATCTTTGTAGAGTGACATATGACAAATTCACCGTCCAACGACCTGGGAGGCTGCCAAGGGTTGTCAACAAACAGGCGTGCCTCGCCCTTTTGTCCTTGATCGCTGCACATTCCATCGCAAGCATGCACATTTAGATGGGTTTCAAAAaccattaaaaataatttttagaaaacaaaattaGAAATATTCGTGTGTATAAACATTTTACATACACATTAACTATGTGTATGAATATTTAATACAACAACATTATGTATAAAAACGtttgaatccaaatccaaatcctcAGCATAGCCACTGGAATGATAGAAGCCATGATCTGTGTTACTGTTAATTTTCAACAACAATTCATGAATTTTCCtgtcatatatatgcatgctcgGTGTGGCAGTGTGCATGGACGGGACGCCGCCGGCGTACCACCTGGACccgggctccggcggcggcaaccggagCTGGGTGGTCAACCTGGAGGGCGGCGGTTGGTGCAACAACGCCCGCACGTGCCGCTTCCGCACCGCCAGCCGCCACGGCTCCTCCGACCACATGGAGCGCCGCATCGCCTTCACCGGCATCatgagctccgccgccgccgacaacccCGGTCCATCTCCGTCCatcccatctcctctcctccgccgccgctctcgaTCGATCAGTACTGTATGCACGCTAACCAAACCAATTATGGCAACGTACAGATTTCCACAGCTGGAACCGCGTCAAGATCCGCTACTGCGACAGCGGGTccttcgccggcgacgccttcGACGAGGTGATCGATCAAACCCATCCAGCCAGCAGCTGATCCGATCATTCCTGATTAGCTAAGAATCAATGGACTTGTGTATAGGGATTGAAGCTGCAATTCCGGGGGCAGCGCATCTGGGGGGCGGTGATCCAGCACCTGCTCGACGTCGGCATGGCCTCCGCCGAGCATGTGCTGCTCACCGGCTGCTccgccggcggcctcgccgcgaTCCTCCACTGCGACCAGCTCcgcgccctcctccccgccgccgccaccgtcaagTGCCTCTCCGACGGCGGCCTCTTCCTCGACGCGTACGTACTTGTGCTCTGTCCACTGACACGATTATTTTTCTCCAAGCTAGCTAAGCCCATTATTCAATTCTTATCGCTTCGCGCGTTGCAGCGtggacgtcgccggcggcaggaGCCTGAGGTCATACtacggcgacgtcgtcggcctGCAGGCGGTGGCGCCCAACCTTCCCGAGACCTGCACCGACCATCTCGACGCCACCTCGGTGCGTATACTGCACACTGTATTCAtgcatatgcaattaattatgtgttcaTGCTGATCAATTCAGAGATGACTAATTAGATTTAGATCGATGCAAGAAGAGCATTACATAATTATGATGCGACTGTGTGTGTGAATGTGCAGTGCTTCTTCCCTCAGAACATAATCGACGGCATAAAGACACCCATCTTCCTGCTGAATGCGGCGTACGACGTCTGGCAGGTATGCACATGTCTTTGCTGCTGAATTTCTCCATGGTTGATATTGCAAATTAAATGAGTAAAATCTCGTTCTAGCAAATGCATATGCTCAGATCTAATCTATTGAGAAATGAAGAACATATAACCGAATGCAAATATGTGACCGGACGATTCGTTCATCAGATCGAGCAGAGCCTGGCCCCTAACGCAGCTGACACCAGCGGCACCTGGCGAGTCTGTAAGTTCAACCGCTCAGCCTGCAACGCGTCTCAGCTGCAGTTCCTGCAAGGTAACAACGGCCATATCCCTTGTCTGAGTTGTCTCGTTGATCATATACTACGTCAATAATTAGTTTGTCAGACAGTAAGGTGATCGAAGCCCTGAATTTCAGAACCCAATAATCCCTGCATTTTTATGTAATGCAGGTTTCAGAGATCAGATGGTGGCAGCGGTGAGAGTCTTCTCCGAATCGAGGAGCAACGGGCTGTTCATCAACTCGTGCTTCGCTCACTGTCAGTCCGAGCTGACGGCCACCTGGAATGGTGGCTCTCCTGCTCTCCAGAACAAGGTACTTTCCACCTTGCTTAATTAGTGTGTGTCCATGTAATTGTTCAGAGCTACAAGAGCAAACTGCAGACGTTTTCAGTACTTGCAGACGAAGAACCTGAATGGGATTATGCATCAAAAAATACTTACTTTTCAGTTTCATGCTGTTCTTGGATGTGCAGGGAATTGCAAAGTCTGTTGGTGACTGGTACTTTGGTCGAGCTGAGGTGAAGGCCATCGATTGCCCCTACCCCTGTGACAAAACATGCCACAACATCATATGACATCATGTACTGACGTTTACTCGTCTCGACCGAATGGAGTGACACACATTTTTGCCTCGAAGTCCTCTCAAGTTCTTCACTCTAGCTAGTAGCTATATACATGTAGAACTATCGAGTTCAGAGCCAAAACATACAAAACAGAGAACCTCACACAAACAGATACAAAGGAAGCAAAACAAAGTTAACAAAAGCAAataggaagggggagaggggcaGGGCACATTAATATCGGGAAGCAGTGTGGTGGAGTCATGGGTGTATAATTTCACCTATTAAGAATAAATTACAGTATTCACAAACATAGTATGGGATTAGAAAGGAGAGCTAATACGTTAGCTCCATCTCTTTAAGCATGTGTTAGGGCATTCGTGGAAGTGTGTCTGATGTCGCGTGTACAGTGGTCTGCGTCTATCTGCGTCTGCGGTGTAATcgccaaaaacaaaaaaaaggtagTATGTTTGACATAGATCTCTTAGACATCAAATATATTTGGGTGAACGGAGTAGTATCGAACAAGAATGCCATTGCTCGACAGAACTGCCAATCTGCCATGCCGCCACAGTCCATGGTGCGTGGTGACAACCCAACGGGCCGAGGCCCACGGAGGCACCTGCCAAACTCTGGGTTACAGGCCGAGCTGTCAACACATAAGTTGCGATCACAGAGCTAAAAAAATTGTTACGATCACGCAGCTAAAACAAATGTTCACAGTAACTGATCAAAGATTGCAGCTGAATAAATGTGCACTATAATCGTTGTGATTGGAATAGGGGTTAACTCACTAAAATTAAAATGGCAGCTGAACAAGATGTGCACAATAACCATCTTTACAATAACATATCAAGTGTTTTGAA
Proteins encoded in this window:
- the LOC127760730 gene encoding pectin acetylesterase 3-like isoform X3; protein product: MHHYQYSLCMDGTPPAYHLDPGSGGGNRSWVVNLEGGGWCNNARTCRFRTASRHGSSDHMERRIAFTGIMSSAAADNPDFHSWNRVKIRYCDSGSFAGDAFDEGLKLQFRGQRIWGAVIQHLLDVGMASAEHVLLTGCSAGGLAAILHCDQLRALLPAAATVKCLSDGGLFLDAVDVAGGRSLRSYYGDVVGLQAVAPNLPETCTDHLDATSCFFPQNIIDGIKTPIFLLNAAYDVWQQMHMLRSNLLRNEEHITECKYVTGRFVHQIEQSLAPNAADTSGTWRVCKFNRSACNASQLQFLQGFRDQMVAAVRVFSESRSNGLFINSCFAHCQSELTATWNGGSPALQNKGIAKSVGDWYFGRAEVKAIDCPYPCDKTCHNII
- the LOC127760730 gene encoding pectin acetylesterase 3-like isoform X2, whose protein sequence is MATMERIGITKLRHHHLLLVVLLLVVAAAGGVGSVQAAEEDEMSGRRRRSRRRRAADVMVPITILNSAVDKGAVCMDGTPPAYHLDPGSGGGNRSWVVNLEGGGWCNNARTCRFRTASRHGSSDHMERRIAFTGIMSSAAADNPDFHSWNRVKIRYCDSGSFAGDAFDEGLKLQFRGQRIWGAVIQHLLDVGMASAEHVLLTGCSAGGLAAILHCDQLRALLPAAATVKCLSDGGLFLDAVDVAGGRSLRSYYGDVVGLQAVAPNLPETCTDHLDATSCFFPQNIIDGIKTPIFLLNAAYDVWQIEQSLAPNAADTSGTWRVCKFNRSACNASQLQFLQGFRDQMVAAVRVFSESRSNGLFINSCFAHCQSELTATWNGGSPALQNKGIAKSVGDWYFGRAEVKAIDCPYPCDKTCHNII
- the LOC127760730 gene encoding pectin acetylesterase 3-like isoform X1 — translated: MATMERIGITKLRHHHLLLVVLLLVVAAAGGVGSVQAAEEDEMSGRRRRSRRRRAADVMVPITILNSAVDKGAVCMDGTPPAYHLDPGSGGGNRSWVVNLEGGGWCNNARTCRFRTASRHGSSDHMERRIAFTGIMSSAAADNPDFHSWNRVKIRYCDSGSFAGDAFDEGLKLQFRGQRIWGAVIQHLLDVGMASAEHVLLTGCSAGGLAAILHCDQLRALLPAAATVKCLSDGGLFLDAVDVAGGRSLRSYYGDVVGLQAVAPNLPETCTDHLDATSCFFPQNIIDGIKTPIFLLNAAYDVWQQMHMLRSNLLRNEEHITECKYVTGRFVHQIEQSLAPNAADTSGTWRVCKFNRSACNASQLQFLQGFRDQMVAAVRVFSESRSNGLFINSCFAHCQSELTATWNGGSPALQNKGIAKSVGDWYFGRAEVKAIDCPYPCDKTCHNII